The following are encoded together in the Nitrosopumilus sp. b3 genome:
- a CDS encoding archaellin/type IV pilin N-terminal domain-containing protein gives MKLQRKGTRHSHRGVIGVESAIVMIAFVIVAAALAFVVLNMGFTTSQKAKTTIIAGLEESGSSMQVAGKVTAVGCTTSAGGCATTPVLNATAFPIKITSGGEAVDLGASTTAVKYLSNTVEYDDIYSGPINAAEKRSLSLALTEAINSGYIASHPTTGNSPNATSAFIYWSVQTNTNAILDQGEHAVLTIAYKAADRPAALDTIRAEIIPATGASLSVERQVPTITTSVVDLG, from the coding sequence ATGAAATTACAACGAAAGGGAACGCGACATTCTCATCGTGGAGTCATCGGTGTAGAGTCTGCAATAGTCATGATTGCATTTGTAATCGTAGCAGCAGCCTTAGCATTTGTTGTACTTAACATGGGATTTACTACATCACAGAAAGCAAAGACTACAATCATTGCAGGATTAGAAGAATCAGGTAGCAGCATGCAAGTTGCAGGTAAAGTTACTGCAGTTGGATGTACTACCTCTGCAGGAGGCTGTGCCACTACACCAGTTCTAAATGCAACTGCATTTCCAATTAAGATCACCTCAGGTGGCGAAGCAGTTGATTTAGGGGCTTCCACTACTGCTGTAAAATACCTCAGCAATACTGTAGAGTATGATGATATTTACTCTGGTCCAATCAATGCAGCAGAAAAGAGATCATTGTCACTTGCACTCACAGAGGCAATTAATTCTGGATACATTGCTAGTCATCCAACAACTGGAAACTCTCCAAATGCAACTTCAGCATTCATCTATTGGTCAGTACAAACCAACACCAATGCAATTTTGGATCAAGGAGAACACGCAGTATTGACAATAGCATACAAAGCTGCTGACAGACCTGCTGCTCTAGATACAATTAGAGCTGAAATCATTCCAGCAACTGGAGCTTCACTATCTGTAGAAAGACAAGTTCCAACAATTACCACATCGGTAGTAGACTTGGGTTAA